From a region of the Cherax quadricarinatus isolate ZL_2023a chromosome 32, ASM3850222v1, whole genome shotgun sequence genome:
- the LOC128690213 gene encoding innexin inx2 — MYDVFGSIRGLLKIDSVSIDNNIFRMHYKATMFVLVAFSLLITQKQYFGDPIDCIVEGVDPGIMDTYCWIHSTFTIPSLTGAVVGEEVPHPGVANPAIHGPDDQFQIKHHKYYQWVTLFMYFQAILFYIPRYLWKIWEGGKVKMLVMQLNSPILDDDVKRERKAMLVDYFSVNLHNHNFYAFRFFLCELLNFINVIGQIYFTDRFLGYEFTTYGTRVIEFSEQELGTRHDPMDEVFPKVAKCTFHKYGASGTIERHDGLCVLPLNIFNEKIYIFLWFWFIIVAVISGVGLLYRLATFTPAFRQILLRTRSRLASSDNVEAISRKCQIGDWFVLYQLAKNMDPLIYKEFITDLANKLQGKGPV, encoded by the exons ATGTATGATGTTTTTGGCTCTATCCGGGGTCTACTGAAGATAGACTCCGTCAGTATCGACAATAATATATTTCGCATGCACTACAAGGCGACTATGTTCGTCCTAGTGGCCTTCAGTTTGCTAATAACGCAGAAGCAGTACTTCGGGGACCCCATAGACTGTATCGTGGAAGGTGTGGACCCAGGCATCATGGACACCTACTGCTGGATCCACTCCACCTTCACCATCCCTTCCCTGACGGGTGCTGTGGTGGGAGAGGAGGTGCCTCATCCTGGTGTGGCTAACCCTGCCATACACGGCCCTGACGACCAGTTTCAGATAAAACACCATAAATACTACCAGTGGGTCACACTCTTCATGTACTTTCAG GCTATCCTGTTCTACATTCCTCGGTATTTGTGGAAGATCTGGGAAGGCGGTAAGGTGAAAATGCTTGTGATGCAGCTGAACTCTCCCATTTTGGACGATGATGTGAAGCGGGAACGCAAGGCCATGTTGGTAGATTATTTCAGTGTTAATCTACACAACCACAATTTCTATGCATTTAGATTCTTCTTGTGTgaacttctcaactttattaatgtcATTGGCCAAATCTACTTCACTGACAG ATTCCTGGGTTACGAGTTCACGACATATGGTACTCGTGTCATTGAATTCAGTGAGCAAGAACTTGGCACTCGTCATGACCCCATGGATGAGGTTTTCCCTAAAGTGGCTAAGTGTACCTTCCACAAGTATGGTGCATCAGGCACAATTGAGAGGCATGATGGTCTCTGTGTACTTCCTCTCAACATTTTCAATGagaagatctacattttcttGTGGTTCTG GTTTATCATTGTGGCTGTGATATCTGGAGTTGGTCTTCTGTACCGCTTGGCCACGTTCACCCCAGCCTTCAGACAGATCCTCCTCCGGACTCGCTCTCGCCTTGCATCCTCTGACAATGTGGAAGCCATCTCCCGGAAGTGCCAGATTGGTGATTGGTTTGTGCTTTATCAGCTAG CAAAGAACATGGATCCATTGATCTACAAGGAATTTATAACTGATCTGGCTAACAAACTTCAAGGAAAAGGCCCGGTTTAA